The DNA window ATCTCGAAGGCGTCGCACAGGATCAGCAGTACACGCCGTTCTCGTCGCACGGATCGCAGGGCACGCACCACCAGGGCGCGCCGCTGGACCTGTTCCAGGTGGAGATCAGGCGGTGGGCTCCACTCGGCGATGGGTTCTCGCTCCGCCTGCAGGAGTCCACTGGGGACTTCCAGCCGCACGTGAGCGCGGTGGCGATGATGACTCACCTGTCGCCATGCGATGCCGTGGAGCCATCGCTTCATGCATGTTTCCAAGCTGGGCCCGGCGAAGCGCCGACGGTTCCTCGTTTTCTTCGGCGCACTGGCATCCGCCTCCTGAGACATCGTAGTGGGGCCCGGGTCGAATCCATCGAGCGCATCGTAGGCCGCGAGCAAGATGTTTTGCTGAACGTCCTCCAGGTCACTGGTAGCGACCCTCAATGCTCGGATCAGTGAAGGCAGGATCTGATTCCCTGTCTGGACCACGAGGTGGAATCGGCCATGACGCCTGACGGACGTGGCGTCGAGAGATCGAGGAGGCACACCTCATATTGCGAGCGGCGTCCGGGATCCCTAGTGGGATCGGAATCTCGTGAACGTGCTTCGCGAATCACGGGTAGACGTAATGCGACTCGCGGGGGCACCGTGCAGTGAAATTGCGCGGTGCTTCGCCCGAGGGGCGCTACGCCGATTACGTTCAGCAACCAGAAACCACGGGATGATCGAGTGCGAGACCCATGGGCGGTGCCGATGTGATCCCGGGCTGCGAGGAGCTCTTCATCCTGGCTCCCGTGCGGAACACGGGCCGAAGCGGTCTCTGTATCGGGTCAGTTCCAGCAATGAGCGATGGCGTGCATGCCATTGGCCACGCAATACCAGTTGCCGATGGTGGTGCATGCCCCGATCGGGGTCGTCGGATGCGTGCCGACGGCGTACCAGACATCATCGCTGCATTGCGTGTGACACATGCTACCCGGGCCTGAAAAGCCGGAGCAATACAGTACCGAGTCCGTGCTTCCACCGCCCCTTTCCGTCGCGGGATCGCTCTCGTCTTCGTCCGACATGGCAGCCTGCTCGTGGGAGCTCGATGCATCCATGACGCCGGATGGCTCGAGTTCGTAGGTCTCCTGGGGCCCTGTGCCGATGCAGGCCGTGAGACCGCAGAAAAGTGCGCCGAGCCGGTGAGTGAAGGCCTTGTGCTTCGTCATGTGTCGCTCGCCTTTGAATGTCGCTGACCGGGCGGGCCAGCGTGGTTCCCCGTCGCTTCGCCTGTCGCGGTGACAGCGGTCGAGCCGTGTCCACGCGCACGGTAAGAGATGACTGGTCGAAGCGATTCGGCAAGCGAGCGCGCGGTAATCGCACTCGAACGGCCGATACGGAGGCGGCGTGTACGGAACGACCTGTCCCAGAAGAAGCGCGTCTGGCCGGTGCACATCGCTACGCCGCGCGCCTTCAGGGGCACCTCCATCAGAGGCATGCGCTGGGCGCACCGTGGCTCAGTTCCAGCAGTGTCCGATGGCCGTCAGCTCGCGAGCGGCGCAGTATTGCTCGCCTTCCGGGATGCAGTCGCCGTGAGAGATCTCCGGGTTCACTCCGACGTCGTACCAGACCCCATTGGCGCACCTGACGTGGCAGACGCTCCCTGCTCCTGCGAAGCCATGGCAATGCAGTCCTGGCGCGGGCTCTTCGCCTTTGCGCTCGGCTGGAGAGGCCACGCGGTTCATGCCCATCGTGTGGGTGTCGCCGAATGGGCCATTCTCGACTTCCGCGGGAGCTTCAGGCGCGGCAACGATGCAGCCGGCACAGCAGAGCAGACTTCCGAGGAACTTCGCGGAGGGGATGCGTCTCGCCATCGTTCGATTGCCTTTCAGCGTCGCCACGTCGTGGTGGTGGACCCGTGCACGTGCTGCCGAAGGTTCGGCTGCAAGCGGTTCGGCGCCACGCCGAGATAGATAATGGTGAATGCTCAGAGAGCAAGCAGAAGGATTGCGATGACGTAAGGTGGGGTGACGCCACGTCGCTGCGTACGGAATGACATGTCCCGCATCCGATTCATTCATCCACGATGCAATGGTGATGGCACCGGCGTTCGTGGAAGACGCAACGAGGCCGGCTCGTAACGAGCCCGGCACCTCTCCATCGGTCACGACGTCGAGGTGGGCGCACGGTGAACGTCGACGACACGATGAACGGCGTCATCTCACGGTGCCGGCCGTCGTTTCGCGGCGAACGTCAACGGCAAGGCGGGGCGTGTCGGGGTTGGCCGGCGCTTCCTGGTGGGCAGGAGCTCGCCTCCAACGACAGCTTCGCAGGAGGCGCACGTGAGGACAAAAAACCGAAAGGCCTCGCGAGTTTCCTCGCGAGGCCAGTCGGGGCGAGTGGATTCGAACCACCGACCCCTTGACCCCCAGTCAAGTGCGCTAACCAGGCTGCGCTACGCCCCGGCCGCTCCGCGCTGCGAACAGCGTCGAGCGGGGGGGAACCTAGCCGAAGCAGGGGGAATTGCAAGAGGCGTGTCGTGGTCGATCGGCAAGTTGTGTGTCAGGGGGTAAGCTGGCGGCCTGTGCACGTGGACACGGCTCGAAGGGTCGTGCCATCGTCTGCCCCTCCAAGGGCGTTGCTCCTTCGGGGCGCGCTCGGCAAGCGTTCACGAACAACGTCGAGGGGTGTCATGGGAGACGTGAAGACCGCGCAGGGGCTGAGCGGCGTCCAGGAGATGCTGGAGCGGATGCAGGCTTACCAGGCATCGCTCGCCAACGAACAAGAAGCCCGGGCACACCAGGAGGCCGAACAAGCGAGGGCGGCAGCCGCCGTGAACACCTCGTTCGGCGCCCTGGTGGAGGCTGCCGTGCTCGTGGCGATGGCGGATGGGCAGTTCTCGGCTGCGGAATCGAAGCGGCTGGTCGAGCATGTGCTCCCTCTCACGGGGGGGAAGCTCGACGCTGCGCAGGTGGAGGCTTTGGTGCAAGAAGCGTCGGCTCGTGTCCAGGGTGAGGGGGCTGCTGCCCGCACGGGGGCCGTGGCATCGGTGCTGTCGGATGTCGAGCTTCGCCGGGCCGCGCTGCTCGTGGCGGGGGCGGTCGGCTGGGCCGAGGGCGGGATCAACCAGAAGGAGGGGCTGGCGCTGCAGGCGCTGGCGCGTGCGTTCGGTATCCCGATCGAGGAGTTGCACAAACTCCTCGCCCAAGCCCATCAGCGTTGAGAGCGTCGTTCACTCGGGGAAGGCTCGTCGGGCGATCGTCGCGAGGACCCGAGCGATGGCTCGGTGGTCGGGCGCGGTGATGTGGATGCCTGGGTCGTGGGCGGCCCAGGCTGCAACATCGCCGGCAGCACACGCGACGACGGGGACCCCGAGCGCGCGAGCCTCCCGGATGACGGTGGGGGCCGCTTCGACGGTGGACGGGTGGAGCAGGACGTCTGCTGCTGCGATCCAGGAGAGCGCTTCGGTGCGGGGAAGCGCTCCCAGAAAGCGGATGGATGGACTGGACGTGCGGGTGAGCGCGCCCTGCTCCGGTCCGTCGCCCACGATGCAGTATCGCAAGGAGGGAGGCGACACGCGCGCCGCTTCGACGACGAGATCGACCCGCTTGGAAGGGATCAGTCGGCTCACAGTCACCGCGAGTCGCTGGTGAGGGTCGAGCTGGAGGGAGTCTCGGAGAGCTTTCGCGCGCACGGCGACGTCCGGAATTTCGATGCTCGGAGGCTCGACGCTCGCCGCGCGCATCAAGGCGCTCGCGAGCGGTGAGGGGAGCGCGTCGACGAGGCTGTCGCGCAACGCTCGGGCCGCGAAGACGAAGTGGGCGCCACGCTCGAGCAGGAGATGGAGGATGAACTCGCGGAGCTGGCGAGGCGCCTGGCGGAGGAGGCGAACATCGGCGCCATGGGCGTGCACACAGAGTGGAACCCTGGGGATGGCATGGAGGAGAGGGAATGCCGATGGGATGATCCAGTGTGCGACCGCCAGATCCACCGGGTGGATGGTGCGCAACCGGTGAAGAACGCCTGCTGTGAAAGGAATGCCGTCGAGGAGGCGCCAGGGAGCCTGTCGCGTCCGGGCCAGCGCTCCTGGCCAGGTGAACAGAGCGCCACCTCCGGCGCGGTGGATCTGAAGTGGGCCGTCCCGCTCGGGCGGCGTCCACGCCGACCCACCGGGAGCGATGACGTGCACGTCATCGCCTGCGATGGCGTGCGCTCTCGCCGACGAGCGGACGAAGTGACCAGAGGGATCGTCCGCGTTCCTCGGATAGGATGTCGTCACGACGACGATGCGTCGCCGTCCTCCGATTGAATCCGGCGGACAGAGCAACGTTTCGATCCAGGAACGGGGAGAGTGGACTTGCGCAGGGTCGCTGCGAGGGGACGTCTGCGCGTCGGTGCGCCGCAGAGCACGAGGCCAGCGGTACTGAAGAGGAGGGATGGCCTATGCCATCAGGTCCATCTTGGAGCGCTTCCGACGACGACGAGCCGCTTCGGAAGCCTTCTTGCGACGCTTGACCGACGGCTTCATGTAGTGCCGGCGCCGCTTCAGCTCACGCAGGATCCCCTCGGCGGCCATCTTGCGCTTGAGATGCTTGATGGCGCGCTCGATGCCTTTGTCGCCCACTGCGACTTCGAGCGGTTTGCACTGAATAGCGTCGGTCGGCATGTCTGAAAGCGTCCTCTTTCTCTACTTTGAAAACGGTCCGCGTGCGCTCGCCTCTTCATCGTGGCCCAGATATTGGCCCGGGTGGGTCAGCGCGGGGCGCGGACTATGGCAGACTGCTCCCGGCCTCGCAAGAGTCATGCGAGGCTTGCCGTCCAGCATCCGTGCGAGGCAGGTTTCCCTTCTGATCTTCGAGGTTTGCCTCGATCCGCCGGCTCGCGGACGCCGTGGTAGGGTGGAGAACTCGGACGGTGCGTGGCTCGCACGGCACCAGCCAACGAGGGGCAGAAGGCTCGTGGTGACGCCTCGATGAAGGCCGATTGCGGAGGGTTTGTGGCGCAGCTCGCTGAGGCGTCGACATGACGGTGTTCACGCTGGAGCGTCCGGTTCGGTTCGAAGAGGTGGACGCGGCAGGGCTCGTGTTCTTCCCCAGGTTCCTGGGCTATGCGCACGAAGCG is part of the Chondromyces crocatus genome and encodes:
- a CDS encoding TerB family tellurite resistance protein, with protein sequence MGDVKTAQGLSGVQEMLERMQAYQASLANEQEARAHQEAEQARAAAAVNTSFGALVEAAVLVAMADGQFSAAESKRLVEHVLPLTGGKLDAAQVEALVQEASARVQGEGAAARTGAVASVLSDVELRRAALLVAGAVGWAEGGINQKEGLALQALARAFGIPIEELHKLLAQAHQR
- a CDS encoding glycosyltransferase family 4 protein; this encodes MTTSYPRNADDPSGHFVRSSARAHAIAGDDVHVIAPGGSAWTPPERDGPLQIHRAGGGALFTWPGALARTRQAPWRLLDGIPFTAGVLHRLRTIHPVDLAVAHWIIPSAFPLLHAIPRVPLCVHAHGADVRLLRQAPRQLREFILHLLLERGAHFVFAARALRDSLVDALPSPLASALMRAASVEPPSIEIPDVAVRAKALRDSLQLDPHQRLAVTVSRLIPSKRVDLVVEAARVSPPSLRYCIVGDGPEQGALTRTSSPSIRFLGALPRTEALSWIAAADVLLHPSTVEAAPTVIREARALGVPVVACAAGDVAAWAAHDPGIHITAPDHRAIARVLATIARRAFPE
- the rpsU gene encoding 30S ribosomal protein S21; amino-acid sequence: MPTDAIQCKPLEVAVGDKGIERAIKHLKRKMAAEGILRELKRRRHYMKPSVKRRKKASEAARRRRKRSKMDLMA